A region of Streptomyces sp. NBC_01750 DNA encodes the following proteins:
- a CDS encoding transglycosylase family protein, whose translation MFTSSRSIRRRDTAALVGAALVAPLALLATTGEARAADNGVWDRIASCESGGNWHINTGNGYYGGLQFSAGTWRAYGGAAYASTADRASKGQQIAVAAKVQRAQGWGAWPTCAARADAYGSAPAAPKVNAKAENRTKAENRTKAEAPAKAPERSSSHPARGSARGGDYTVRSGDTLSGIAAANGTDWRALYVANKTVIGGDPNLIVPGQKLAL comes from the coding sequence ATGTTCACGAGTTCCCGTTCCATACGCAGGCGTGACACAGCAGCGCTCGTAGGTGCCGCACTGGTGGCACCGCTGGCACTGCTCGCCACCACGGGCGAGGCCCGGGCGGCGGACAACGGAGTATGGGACCGCATCGCATCGTGCGAGAGCGGCGGAAACTGGCACATCAACACAGGCAACGGCTACTACGGCGGGCTGCAGTTCTCCGCCGGTACCTGGCGGGCCTACGGTGGCGCGGCGTACGCGTCCACCGCCGACAGGGCGAGCAAGGGGCAGCAGATCGCTGTCGCCGCGAAGGTTCAGCGAGCGCAGGGCTGGGGCGCATGGCCCACCTGTGCGGCGCGGGCCGACGCGTACGGCAGTGCACCGGCCGCACCCAAGGTCAACGCCAAGGCCGAGAACAGGACCAAGGCCGAGAACAGGACCAAGGCCGAGGCTCCGGCGAAGGCGCCGGAGCGGTCGTCGAGCCACCCCGCCCGCGGCAGCGCCCGCGGCGGCGACTACACCGTCCGCAGCGGCGACACCCTCAGCGGGATCGCCGCCGCGAACGGCACGGACTGGCGCGCTCTGTACGTCGCCAACAAGACCGTCATCGGCGGTGATCCGAACCTGATCGTGCCCGGGCAGAAGCTCGCTCTCTGA
- a CDS encoding DUF952 domain-containing protein — protein MLFHVVPVDEWTADVDRPYAPSSLTTDGFVHCSPDEPAALAIADGLFRDVPDLLVLLIDETALGSEVRWEGSEDMLFPHVYGPVERAAVTGVLAVRRDTDGHARELTPWA, from the coding sequence ATGCTCTTTCATGTCGTGCCCGTGGACGAGTGGACGGCGGACGTGGACCGTCCGTACGCCCCGTCCTCGCTGACCACCGACGGCTTCGTGCACTGCTCGCCCGACGAGCCGGCCGCCCTCGCCATCGCCGACGGCCTGTTCCGCGATGTGCCCGACCTGCTGGTGCTTCTGATCGACGAGACCGCGCTCGGCTCCGAGGTCCGCTGGGAGGGTTCCGAGGACATGCTCTTCCCGCATGTGTACGGGCCGGTCGAGCGGGCGGCCGTTACCGGAGTGCTCGCGGTGCGCCGGGACACGGACGGCCATGCGCGGGAGCTCACGCCCTGGGCGTGA
- a CDS encoding DUF6529 family protein has protein sequence MSFGPPIDPNARTTSFPANPDSHAHPGAARFLVPALVAAAVAVGLGAYGKVHDPAGTAFNIAGFSSTGAVKSWLGTAAFAFAVVQIGSALAMYGRLPGVRGASWTPALHRWSGRIAFLLAVPVAVHCLYALGYQTYSTRVMWHSLLGCFFFGAFSAKMLLLRTERLPGWLLPVVGGAAFTALTVIWLTSALWFFRTVGVTT, from the coding sequence ATGAGTTTCGGTCCCCCCATCGACCCCAACGCCCGCACCACCTCGTTCCCGGCGAACCCGGACAGCCACGCGCACCCGGGGGCGGCACGCTTCCTCGTCCCCGCCCTCGTCGCCGCCGCGGTCGCGGTGGGTCTCGGGGCCTACGGAAAGGTGCACGATCCGGCGGGCACGGCCTTCAACATCGCCGGCTTCAGCAGCACCGGGGCCGTCAAGTCCTGGCTGGGCACGGCGGCCTTCGCCTTCGCCGTCGTCCAGATCGGCTCGGCGCTCGCGATGTACGGCAGGCTGCCGGGCGTACGCGGCGCCTCCTGGACCCCCGCACTGCACCGCTGGTCGGGCCGGATCGCCTTCCTGCTCGCCGTGCCCGTGGCCGTCCACTGCCTGTACGCGTTGGGCTATCAGACGTACAGCACGCGCGTGATGTGGCACTCGCTGCTGGGTTGCTTCTTCTTCGGCGCTTTCAGCGCCAAGATGCTCTTGCTGCGAACGGAACGGCTGCCTGGCTGGCTGCTGCCGGTCGTCGGCGGAGCCGCCTTTACGGCGCTCACGGTGATCTGGCTGACCTCGGCGCTGTGGTTCTTCCGCACGGTCGGGGTCACGACATAG
- the der gene encoding ribosome biogenesis GTPase Der: MNDQIHSGDEHGELGDAEYAEFMELAAEEGFDVDDVENAIGEAGHGPLPVLAVVGRPNVGKSTLVNRIIGRREAVVEDKPGVTRDRVTYEAEWAGRRFKVVDTGGWEQDVLGIDASVAAQAEYAIEAADAVVFVVDSTVGATDTDEAVVKLLRRAGKPVVLCANKVDGPSGEADATALWSLGLGQPHPVSSLHGRGTGDMLDAVLEALPEAPAQTFGNAIGGPRRIALIGRPNVGKSSLLNKVANEDRVVVNEVAGTTRDPVDELIELGGVTWKFVDTAGIRRRVHLQEGADYYASLRTAAAVEKAEVAVVLIDATESISVQDQRIITMAVEAGRAMVVAFNKWDNLDEERRYYLEREIETELGQIAWAPRVNVSARTGRHMEKLVPAIETALGGWETRVPTGRLNAFLGEIVASHPHPIRGGKQPRILFGTQAGTKPPRFVLFASGFLEHGYRRFVERRLREEFGFEGTPIHISVRVREKRGRKK; encoded by the coding sequence ATGAACGACCAGATCCACTCCGGCGACGAGCACGGGGAGCTTGGCGACGCCGAGTACGCGGAGTTCATGGAGCTTGCCGCGGAAGAGGGCTTCGACGTCGACGACGTCGAGAACGCGATCGGGGAGGCCGGTCACGGCCCGCTGCCCGTCCTCGCTGTCGTCGGCCGCCCCAATGTCGGCAAGTCGACCTTGGTGAACCGCATCATCGGCCGCCGCGAGGCCGTCGTCGAGGACAAGCCCGGCGTCACCCGCGACCGCGTCACCTACGAGGCCGAGTGGGCGGGCCGCCGCTTCAAGGTCGTCGACACCGGCGGCTGGGAGCAGGACGTCCTCGGTATCGACGCCTCCGTCGCCGCCCAGGCCGAGTACGCGATCGAGGCCGCCGACGCGGTCGTCTTCGTCGTGGACTCCACGGTCGGCGCCACCGACACCGACGAGGCCGTCGTCAAACTGCTGCGCCGGGCCGGCAAGCCCGTCGTGCTCTGCGCCAACAAGGTCGACGGACCGAGCGGCGAGGCGGACGCGACCGCCCTGTGGTCGCTCGGTCTCGGCCAGCCGCACCCCGTCTCGTCCCTGCACGGCCGCGGTACGGGCGACATGCTCGACGCCGTCCTGGAGGCGCTGCCCGAGGCACCGGCCCAGACCTTCGGCAACGCCATCGGCGGCCCGCGCCGTATCGCCCTGATCGGCCGCCCGAACGTCGGCAAGTCCTCGCTGCTCAACAAGGTGGCGAACGAGGACCGGGTCGTCGTCAACGAGGTCGCCGGCACCACCCGTGACCCGGTCGACGAGCTGATCGAGCTCGGCGGTGTCACCTGGAAGTTCGTCGACACGGCCGGCATCCGCCGCCGCGTCCACCTCCAGGAGGGCGCGGACTACTACGCCTCGCTGCGTACCGCCGCCGCCGTGGAGAAGGCGGAGGTCGCGGTCGTACTGATCGACGCGACCGAGTCCATCAGCGTCCAGGACCAGCGGATCATCACCATGGCCGTCGAGGCGGGCCGCGCGATGGTCGTCGCGTTCAACAAGTGGGACAACCTCGACGAGGAACGCCGCTACTACCTCGAGCGTGAGATCGAGACCGAGCTCGGGCAGATCGCCTGGGCGCCGCGGGTCAATGTCTCCGCCCGTACCGGCCGCCACATGGAGAAGCTGGTCCCGGCGATCGAGACGGCGCTGGGGGGCTGGGAGACCCGGGTCCCGACCGGCCGCCTCAACGCGTTCCTCGGCGAGATCGTCGCCTCGCACCCGCACCCGATCCGCGGTGGCAAGCAGCCCCGCATCCTCTTCGGTACGCAGGCCGGCACCAAGCCGCCGCGGTTTGTGCTCTTCGCCTCCGGCTTCCTGGAGCACGGCTACCGCCGCTTCGTCGAGCGCCGGCTGCGCGAGGAGTTCGGCTTCGAGGGCACCCCGATCCACATCTCGGTGCGGGTGCGCGAGAAGCGCGGCCGCAAGAAGTGA
- the aroH gene encoding chorismate mutase: MAVRAVRGAVQLERDEAGHMDEQVSELLTAILERNGLGADDLISVWFTATPDLHSDFPAAAARKLGIVDVPLICAQELDIVGAMPRVVRILAHVESELPKSEIAHVYLGAAAALRKDIAQ; this comes from the coding sequence GTGGCGGTACGAGCGGTCCGTGGAGCCGTCCAGCTGGAACGGGACGAGGCCGGACACATGGACGAGCAGGTCAGCGAGCTGCTCACCGCCATCCTGGAGCGGAACGGACTCGGCGCGGACGATCTGATCAGCGTCTGGTTCACGGCCACGCCCGATCTGCACAGCGACTTCCCGGCGGCCGCGGCGCGCAAGCTCGGCATCGTCGACGTACCGCTGATCTGTGCGCAGGAGCTGGACATCGTCGGAGCCATGCCGCGCGTCGTACGGATACTCGCGCACGTAGAGTCCGAGCTGCCCAAGTCAGAGATCGCGCATGTGTACCTCGGTGCCGCGGCCGCCCTCCGCAAGGACATCGCCCAGTGA
- the cmk gene encoding (d)CMP kinase: MSDTVESVIVAIDGPSGTGKSSTSKAVAAALGLSYLDTGAQYRAITWWMISNGVDVRDAAAIATAAAKPAIVSGTDPAAPTITVDGVDATGPIRTQDVTAKVSAVSAVPEVRARITELQRSIAAAAEKGIVVEGRDIGTTVLPDADLKIFLTASPEARAARRSGELKGSDVVATREALIKRDTADSSRKTSPLAKADDAVEVDTTDLSLQQVVECVVTLVEEKRAAR, translated from the coding sequence GTGTCCGACACCGTGGAATCCGTGATCGTCGCCATCGATGGCCCCTCCGGCACGGGCAAGTCGAGCACCTCCAAGGCCGTCGCCGCCGCTCTGGGGCTGAGCTACCTGGACACCGGTGCGCAGTACCGGGCGATCACCTGGTGGATGATCAGCAACGGCGTCGATGTCCGGGACGCCGCCGCGATCGCCACCGCCGCGGCCAAGCCCGCCATCGTCTCCGGCACCGACCCCGCCGCCCCGACCATCACCGTCGACGGCGTGGACGCCACGGGACCGATTCGCACCCAGGACGTCACCGCCAAGGTGAGCGCCGTCAGCGCCGTGCCCGAGGTACGGGCCCGGATCACCGAGCTGCAGCGTTCCATCGCAGCGGCCGCCGAGAAGGGCATTGTCGTCGAGGGACGCGACATCGGCACCACAGTCCTCCCCGACGCGGACCTGAAGATCTTTCTGACCGCTTCGCCGGAGGCGCGCGCCGCCCGCCGCTCCGGTGAGCTGAAGGGCTCCGACGTCGTGGCCACCAGGGAGGCCCTGATCAAGCGGGACACGGCTGACTCCAGCCGTAAGACATCCCCGCTCGCCAAGGCGGACGACGCGGTCGAGGTGGACACCACCGACCTGAGCCTGCAGCAGGTCGTCGAGTGCGTCGTCACCCTCGTCGAGGAGAAGCGGGCCGCCCGGTGA
- a CDS encoding lysophospholipid acyltransferase family protein, with product MRRHPRRGEAGRPVTVSSEKGAAIGRRIGIGLMYGLWKPRVLGAWQVPAAGPVILAVNHSHNIDGPMLMGTAPRPVHFLIKKEAFIGPLDPFLLGIGQLKVDRSTADRTAITNALGVLENGGVLGIFPEGTRGEGDFASLRAGLAYFALRSGAPIVPVAVLGSTERRGRLIKVLPPLRSKVDVVFGEAFEAGDGSGRRTRKALDDATVRIQGRLTAHLENARRLTGR from the coding sequence GTGCGTCGTCACCCTCGTCGAGGAGAAGCGGGCCGCCCGGTGACCGTATCGTCCGAGAAGGGCGCGGCGATCGGCCGGAGAATCGGCATCGGGCTGATGTACGGGCTGTGGAAGCCGCGCGTGCTGGGCGCCTGGCAGGTTCCGGCGGCCGGGCCGGTGATCCTCGCGGTGAACCACTCGCACAACATCGACGGGCCGATGCTCATGGGCACCGCTCCCCGTCCCGTGCACTTCCTGATCAAGAAGGAGGCGTTCATCGGCCCCCTCGACCCGTTCCTGCTCGGAATCGGTCAGCTGAAGGTGGACCGTTCGACCGCCGACCGCACCGCCATCACCAACGCGCTGGGCGTGCTGGAGAACGGCGGAGTCCTCGGGATTTTTCCCGAGGGCACCAGGGGCGAAGGCGACTTCGCCTCGCTCCGCGCAGGGCTCGCCTACTTCGCCCTGCGCAGCGGGGCGCCGATCGTCCCGGTGGCGGTGCTGGGAAGCACCGAGCGCCGCGGACGGTTGATCAAGGTGCTGCCGCCGCTGCGCAGCAAGGTCGACGTCGTCTTCGGCGAGGCCTTCGAAGCGGGCGACGGCAGCGGCCGGCGCACCCGCAAGGCGCTGGACGACGCCACCGTACGGATCCAGGGACGGCTGACCGCCCATCTGGAAAACGCCAGGCGCCTCACCGGGCGCTAG
- a CDS encoding Rieske (2Fe-2S) protein, whose amino-acid sequence METPRRTVLAAGAGGAAALVTGCSKYGDEGGGSAADRSTSAAPDTGGTNEPPKGSAPAGEKLAQTSAIPVGGGKIFDAQKVVVTQPTSGDFKAFSAVCTHQGCLVDKVADGTIDCPCHGSKFSVESAEVIDGPAPRPLPPKQITVSGDSIMLT is encoded by the coding sequence ATGGAGACTCCGCGACGTACGGTGCTGGCTGCGGGCGCGGGGGGCGCGGCCGCGCTGGTGACCGGCTGCAGCAAGTACGGCGACGAGGGCGGCGGTTCCGCCGCCGACCGGTCGACGTCGGCAGCGCCTGACACCGGCGGGACGAACGAGCCGCCGAAGGGCTCGGCACCGGCCGGCGAGAAACTCGCCCAGACCTCCGCCATCCCGGTCGGCGGCGGAAAGATCTTCGACGCCCAGAAGGTCGTCGTGACGCAGCCGACGTCGGGCGATTTCAAGGCCTTCTCGGCCGTCTGCACCCACCAGGGCTGCCTGGTCGACAAGGTCGCCGACGGCACCATCGACTGCCCCTGCCACGGCAGCAAGTTCAGCGTCGAGAGCGCCGAGGTCATCGACGGCCCCGCGCCCAGGCCGCTGCCGCCGAAGCAGATCACCGTCTCCGGGGACAGCATCATGCTGACCTGA
- a CDS encoding transglycosylase family protein, whose product MPKISFWPAALVALLLAIVPVRAAYAAPRLPPPPAPGPPGIGADAGSWGCAAGGWPWSCIAECESGGDWHSNTGNGYYGGLQFWQPTWEEYGGLVYAPRADLATREEQIDVAEEVLRVQGWEAWPVCSKKYGLSGRVHTVEPGDTLSAIAARYRIKGGWQALYAANEKLIGNSPDRLKVGTMLVIPASAARQALH is encoded by the coding sequence ATGCCGAAGATCAGCTTTTGGCCCGCGGCGCTGGTGGCCCTGCTGTTGGCAATCGTCCCGGTGCGCGCTGCGTACGCCGCGCCCCGGCTTCCGCCGCCACCGGCCCCCGGCCCTCCCGGTATCGGCGCCGACGCCGGATCGTGGGGCTGTGCCGCCGGCGGCTGGCCCTGGAGCTGCATCGCCGAGTGCGAGAGCGGCGGAGACTGGCACAGCAACACGGGCAACGGCTACTACGGTGGGCTGCAGTTCTGGCAGCCCACCTGGGAGGAGTACGGCGGACTCGTGTACGCGCCGCGTGCGGACCTCGCCACCCGCGAGGAGCAGATCGACGTGGCGGAGGAGGTGTTGCGTGTGCAGGGCTGGGAGGCCTGGCCCGTCTGTTCCAAGAAATACGGGCTCAGCGGGCGGGTCCATACGGTCGAGCCGGGCGACACGCTGTCCGCGATCGCCGCGCGTTACCGGATCAAGGGCGGCTGGCAGGCCCTCTACGCGGCCAACGAGAAGCTGATCGGGAACTCTCCGGACCGGCTCAAGGTGGGGACGATGCTGGTCATTCCGGCGTCGGCAGCTCGGCAGGCTCTCCACTGA
- a CDS encoding prephenate dehydrogenase, translating to MRTAVVIGTGLIGTSAALALAGRGVAVHLVDHDPERARTAAALGAGTDEPLEGRVDLAIVAVPPAHVATALAEAMRSKIARGYLDVASVKGGPRRELEALGLDLSGYIGTHPMAGKERSGPLAGTADLFEGRPWVLTPTRDTDTEVLNLALELVALCRAVPVVMDADAHDRAVALVSHTPQLISSMVAARLEEADDTAVRLCGQGIRDVTRIAASDPRMWVEILSANPGPVADVLAGVAADLDETVQALRALQSSDESKRQGGAEGIEDVLRRGNAGRVRVPGKHGQAPASYEIVAVLISDQPGELARIFADAGRAGVNIEDVRIEHATGQQAGLVQLMVEPTAATVLTASLRERGWSIRQ from the coding sequence GTGAGAACCGCCGTCGTGATCGGAACCGGCCTGATCGGCACCTCCGCGGCCCTCGCTCTGGCGGGCCGCGGAGTCGCCGTGCACCTCGTCGACCACGATCCGGAGCGGGCCCGCACCGCCGCGGCGCTCGGCGCCGGGACGGACGAGCCGCTGGAGGGACGGGTCGACCTGGCGATCGTCGCCGTACCGCCGGCGCATGTCGCCACCGCGCTCGCCGAAGCGATGCGCAGCAAGATCGCCCGTGGCTACCTGGACGTGGCGAGCGTGAAGGGCGGGCCGCGCCGCGAGCTGGAGGCGCTCGGCCTCGACCTGAGCGGCTACATCGGTACGCACCCGATGGCGGGCAAGGAGCGCTCGGGGCCGCTGGCGGGCACGGCGGACCTGTTCGAGGGCCGCCCGTGGGTGCTCACGCCGACGCGCGACACGGACACCGAGGTCCTCAACCTCGCCCTGGAGCTGGTGGCGCTCTGCCGTGCCGTCCCGGTTGTCATGGACGCCGACGCGCACGACCGGGCGGTCGCCCTGGTCTCGCACACGCCTCAGCTGATCTCCTCGATGGTCGCCGCGCGTCTTGAGGAGGCGGACGACACGGCGGTACGCCTCTGTGGCCAGGGCATCCGCGATGTCACGCGGATCGCGGCCTCCGACCCCCGGATGTGGGTCGAGATCCTCTCGGCGAACCCGGGCCCGGTGGCCGATGTACTGGCCGGGGTCGCGGCGGACCTGGACGAGACGGTCCAGGCGCTGCGGGCCCTGCAGTCCTCGGACGAGTCCAAGCGCCAGGGCGGCGCGGAGGGCATCGAGGACGTCCTGCGCCGCGGCAACGCGGGCCGGGTCCGGGTCCCCGGCAAGCACGGCCAGGCCCCGGCGTCGTACGAGATCGTGGCGGTCCTGATCAGTGACCAGCCGGGGGAGCTGGCCCGTATCTTCGCGGACGCGGGCCGCGCGGGCGTCAACATCGAGGACGTCCGTATCGAGCATGCGACGGGCCAGCAGGCGGGCCTGGTCCAATTGATGGTGGAGCCGACGGCGGCGACGGTCCTCACGGCATCCCTGCGGGAGAGGGGTTGGTCGATCCGGCAGTAG
- a CDS encoding glycosyltransferase family 4 protein: MHISFLLHNAYGIGGTIRTTFNLAHALAQQHDVEIVSVFRHREEPTMGAPAGVTMKHLVDLRRNSPDYDGNDPEYKRPARVFPRGDGRHKQYSRLTDARIAAHLGSLRADVVVGTRPGLNVHIARQTRRGPVRVAQEHLTLDSHGYRLRREIGHRYRLLDAVITVTEADARSYRSQLKLRGVRIDSVPNSVPVPTVAPADASSKWIVAAGRLTKVKRYDLLVKAFSKVVAARPDWRLRIYGSGDATGNEKNALHALIGERGLHNHVFLMGPAHPLEPEWVKGSIAAVTSSMESFGMTIVEAMRCGVPVVSTDCPHGPGEIIEDGVDGRLVPVGDVDAIADALLGLINDDELRRRTGLAALTASARFDPVRIAERHEALLTDLVARAGSGRSRSALRDAVHRGRGAVYDAVYSLRYLAADAIRKRNKAS, translated from the coding sequence ATGCACATTTCTTTCCTGCTCCACAACGCGTACGGCATCGGCGGGACGATCCGGACGACGTTCAACCTCGCCCATGCCCTGGCTCAGCAGCACGACGTCGAGATCGTCTCCGTCTTCCGCCACCGTGAGGAGCCGACCATGGGCGCCCCGGCCGGCGTCACCATGAAGCACCTGGTGGATCTGCGCAGGAACAGCCCGGACTACGACGGCAACGACCCGGAGTACAAGCGCCCGGCCAGGGTCTTCCCGCGCGGTGACGGCAGGCACAAGCAGTACAGCCGCCTCACCGACGCCCGGATCGCCGCCCATCTGGGATCCCTGCGGGCCGATGTCGTCGTCGGCACCCGGCCCGGGCTCAATGTGCATATCGCCCGGCAGACCAGGCGCGGCCCGGTCCGTGTCGCCCAGGAGCACCTCACGCTGGACAGCCACGGCTACCGGCTGCGCCGCGAGATCGGCCACCGCTACCGCCTGCTCGACGCGGTCATCACCGTCACCGAGGCGGACGCCCGGTCCTATCGCTCGCAGCTGAAGCTGCGCGGTGTGCGCATCGATTCCGTCCCCAACAGCGTGCCCGTGCCCACCGTCGCCCCGGCCGACGCCTCCAGCAAGTGGATCGTCGCGGCCGGCCGGCTGACCAAGGTCAAGCGGTACGACCTTCTGGTCAAGGCTTTCTCCAAGGTGGTCGCGGCCCGCCCCGACTGGCGGCTGCGGATCTACGGCAGCGGAGACGCGACGGGCAACGAGAAGAACGCCCTGCACGCCCTCATCGGGGAGCGCGGGCTGCACAACCATGTCTTTTTGATGGGGCCCGCGCATCCCCTCGAGCCGGAGTGGGTCAAGGGCTCGATCGCCGCCGTCACCTCCAGCATGGAGTCGTTCGGCATGACCATCGTCGAGGCGATGCGCTGCGGCGTCCCGGTCGTCTCCACCGACTGCCCGCACGGGCCCGGCGAGATCATCGAGGACGGTGTCGACGGCCGTCTGGTGCCGGTCGGCGACGTGGACGCGATCGCCGACGCACTGCTCGGGCTGATCAACGACGACGAACTGCGCCGGCGCACGGGCCTGGCCGCGCTCACCGCATCCGCCCGCTTCGACCCGGTGCGGATCGCGGAGCGCCACGAGGCCCTGCTCACCGACCTGGTCGCACGCGCCGGGAGCGGCCGCTCGCGCAGCGCGCTGCGGGATGCGGTGCACCGTGGCCGGGGCGCGGTGTACGACGCGGTCTACTCCCTGCGCTATCTGGCCGCCGACGCGATCCGGAAAAGGAACAAGGCCTCATGA